A single window of Martelella sp. NC20 DNA harbors:
- a CDS encoding glutamine synthetase family protein → MRTEYTFNQLKKDVADGAIDTVLACQIDMQGRLMGKRFTGAYFVDSAHKETHSCNYVQATDMEMHTVEGYASTSWASGYGDYTMTPDLSTLRRVPWLEGTALVLCDVSDHATHSDVAHSPRAVLKKQIARLEALGYRAFMATELEFFLFNQTFESAQQSGYRGLTRSSAYNEDYHILQTTKEEDVMRAIRNGLQGAGIPVENTKGEADAGQVELNVRYADALAMADRHVIAKNACKEIAWQKGKAVTFMAKWNYEAAGNSSHVHQSLWSADGKTPLFYDPDGRFGMSKLMEHYVAGLLAHSAEITCFLAPYINSYKRFMAGTFAPTKAIWSKDNRTAGFRLCGDHSKGIRIECRVGGADLNPYLAFAALLAAGIDGIEKEMTLEEPYVGDAYGSAAHIREIPKTLRAARDAMNGSDMLRSALGDDVIDHYCRAADWEQEEYDRRVTDWEVARGFERA, encoded by the coding sequence ATGCGTACGGAATACACATTCAACCAACTGAAAAAGGACGTGGCGGACGGCGCGATCGACACCGTTCTCGCCTGCCAGATCGATATGCAGGGCCGCCTGATGGGCAAGCGTTTCACGGGGGCGTATTTCGTCGACAGCGCCCACAAGGAGACCCATAGCTGCAATTACGTCCAGGCGACCGACATGGAGATGCACACCGTCGAGGGCTATGCCTCGACGAGCTGGGCGTCGGGTTACGGCGACTACACCATGACGCCGGATCTTTCGACGCTGCGCCGTGTTCCGTGGCTGGAAGGCACGGCGCTGGTGCTCTGCGATGTTTCCGATCATGCGACGCATTCGGACGTCGCCCATTCGCCGCGCGCGGTGCTGAAGAAGCAGATCGCCCGGCTGGAAGCGCTGGGCTACCGCGCCTTCATGGCGACGGAACTCGAATTCTTCCTGTTCAACCAGACTTTCGAGAGCGCGCAGCAATCCGGTTATCGCGGGCTGACCCGCTCCAGCGCCTATAACGAGGACTACCACATTCTCCAGACCACCAAGGAGGAGGATGTGATGCGCGCGATCCGCAACGGCTTGCAGGGCGCGGGCATCCCGGTCGAAAATACCAAGGGCGAGGCGGATGCCGGGCAGGTGGAGCTCAATGTCCGCTATGCCGATGCGCTGGCGATGGCCGACCGCCACGTGATCGCCAAGAATGCCTGCAAGGAAATCGCCTGGCAGAAGGGCAAGGCCGTCACCTTCATGGCCAAATGGAACTACGAGGCCGCCGGCAATTCCTCGCATGTCCACCAGTCGCTGTGGAGCGCAGACGGCAAGACCCCGCTGTTTTATGATCCCGACGGGCGCTTCGGCATGTCGAAGCTGATGGAGCATTATGTCGCGGGCCTGCTCGCCCATTCCGCCGAGATCACATGTTTCCTGGCGCCCTATATCAATTCCTACAAGCGCTTCATGGCCGGCACCTTCGCGCCCACCAAGGCGATCTGGTCGAAGGACAACCGCACGGCCGGGTTCCGGCTTTGCGGCGATCATTCCAAGGGCATCCGCATCGAATGCCGGGTCGGCGGCGCAGACCTCAATCCCTATCTCGCCTTCGCGGCGCTTCTGGCGGCGGGTATCGACGGGATCGAGAAGGAAATGACGCTGGAGGAGCCCTATGTCGGCGATGCCTATGGCAGCGCCGCCCATATCCGCGAAATCCCGAAGACATTACGCGCGGCGCGCGACGCCATGAACGGCTCGGACATGCTGCGCTCCGCCCTCGGCGACGACGTGATCGACCATTACTGCCGGGCGGCGGACTGGGAGCAGGAGGAATACGACCGTCGCGTCACCGACTGGGAGGTGGCGCGCGGGTTCGAACGGGCGTGA
- a CDS encoding helix-turn-helix domain-containing protein, with protein MIDSEWFYRQLEAQGRTIGDLGEALGIDKAAVSRMLRGLRKMSADEQDGIAEFLGRPLAEVAAHRRGVAGFAEEKAAPYEAGPGKGNTPRDNEDKKPRRPHPIFGCMKGTLTIAEGVDLTEPADPEWGRVYDD; from the coding sequence ATGATCGATAGCGAGTGGTTTTATCGGCAGTTGGAAGCGCAAGGCCGAACGATCGGCGATCTGGGCGAGGCGCTGGGTATCGATAAAGCGGCGGTTTCACGCATGCTGCGGGGGCTGCGGAAGATGAGTGCTGACGAGCAGGACGGTATCGCAGAGTTTTTAGGCAGACCGCTTGCGGAAGTTGCAGCCCATCGCCGCGGCGTCGCGGGCTTTGCCGAGGAAAAGGCCGCGCCTTACGAGGCCGGTCCCGGCAAAGGCAACACGCCACGCGACAATGAAGACAAGAAACCGCGCCGACCCCATCCGATCTTCGGCTGCATGAAGGGTACGCTCACGATTGCCGAGGGTGTTGATCTGACAGAGCCTGCCGATCCCGAGTGGGGCCGCGTGTATGACGACTGA
- a CDS encoding type II toxin-antitoxin system VapC family toxin: MTTEGFLLDTCAMIWIAEGKRLSGEMQKLFEAGREDLYVSAMSAWELGLLISKGRIPATVTARQWFEQFLELSGAELLNPTIDILIAASFLPQPVHNDPADRILIATARAYGLTLITRDRAILAYGAAGHVKTLAC, from the coding sequence ATGACGACTGAAGGTTTTCTGCTCGATACCTGCGCGATGATCTGGATTGCGGAGGGCAAAAGGCTTTCCGGTGAGATGCAGAAACTGTTTGAGGCCGGGAGAGAGGATCTCTACGTCTCCGCAATGTCGGCCTGGGAACTGGGTCTGCTTATCAGCAAGGGCCGAATTCCGGCGACGGTGACCGCCCGGCAGTGGTTCGAGCAGTTCCTGGAACTCAGCGGCGCGGAGCTTTTGAACCCGACGATCGACATACTGATCGCGGCCTCATTCCTTCCGCAGCCGGTTCATAATGATCCGGCCGACCGCATACTGATTGCCACGGCCCGCGCTTACGGGCTGACGCTCATTACGCGTGACCGCGCCATCCTCGCCTACGGGGCCGCCGGTCATGTCAAGACACTTGCATGCTAG
- a CDS encoding aldehyde dehydrogenase family protein: protein MTMIQCISPVDGSVYAEREALSAEAASAAVERARAAQKEWAALPLPERITLVQAGVKALNAMSEEVVPELAWMMGRPVRYGGEFGGVNERTDYMAKIAEEALAPIEVEDSGNFHRYVAREPHGVVLVIAPWNYPYLTSINTIVPALIAGNAVIIKHASQTLLVGERIVKAFVSAGIPEDLFQNMFLDHATTSDLIAAKSFDFINFTGSVEGGRQMERAAAGTFTPLGLELGGKDPGYVMDDADLDAAVNTLMDAAMYNTGQCCCGIERIYVIDSLYDAFVEKAVAFVSAYRLGNPLDTETTLGPMAHKRFAAVVRQQIADAVAAGAKALIDPALFPEDDGGAYLAPQVLVDVDHSMSVMREESFGPVVGIMKVASDEEALALMNDCQYGLTASLWTQDVDRAAALGARIETGTIFMNRADYLDPALCWTGCKNTGRGGSLSVIGFHNLTRPKSYHLKKVTK from the coding sequence ATGACAATGATCCAATGTATCTCACCGGTCGACGGATCGGTTTATGCCGAGCGCGAGGCGCTTTCGGCGGAGGCGGCGAGCGCTGCGGTTGAGCGCGCCCGTGCGGCCCAGAAGGAATGGGCGGCGTTGCCGCTTCCCGAGCGGATCACGCTGGTTCAGGCCGGTGTGAAGGCGCTCAACGCCATGAGCGAGGAGGTGGTGCCCGAGCTTGCCTGGATGATGGGCCGGCCGGTGCGCTATGGCGGCGAGTTCGGCGGCGTCAACGAGCGCACGGACTACATGGCGAAGATTGCGGAAGAGGCGCTGGCGCCGATCGAGGTGGAAGACAGCGGCAATTTCCACCGCTATGTCGCCCGTGAGCCGCATGGCGTCGTCCTCGTCATCGCGCCCTGGAACTATCCCTATCTGACGTCGATCAACACCATCGTGCCGGCGCTGATCGCCGGCAATGCCGTGATCATCAAGCATGCCAGCCAGACGCTGCTGGTCGGCGAGCGGATCGTGAAGGCTTTCGTCTCGGCCGGCATTCCGGAAGACCTGTTCCAGAACATGTTTCTCGATCACGCGACGACCAGCGATCTGATCGCGGCAAAATCATTTGATTTCATAAACTTCACGGGGTCGGTTGAAGGCGGACGTCAGATGGAGCGGGCCGCCGCCGGCACCTTCACGCCGCTCGGCCTGGAGCTTGGCGGCAAGGATCCGGGCTACGTCATGGACGATGCCGACCTCGACGCCGCCGTCAACACGCTGATGGACGCGGCGATGTACAATACCGGCCAGTGCTGCTGCGGCATCGAGCGCATCTATGTGATCGACAGCCTTTATGACGCCTTCGTGGAAAAGGCGGTGGCCTTCGTCTCCGCCTACAGGCTCGGCAATCCGCTCGACACCGAAACCACGCTCGGCCCGATGGCGCACAAGCGCTTTGCCGCCGTGGTCCGCCAGCAGATCGCCGACGCGGTTGCCGCCGGCGCCAAGGCGCTGATCGATCCGGCGCTGTTTCCGGAAGATGACGGCGGCGCCTATCTCGCGCCGCAGGTGCTGGTCGATGTCGATCATTCGATGAGCGTGATGCGCGAGGAGAGCTTCGGCCCTGTGGTCGGCATCATGAAGGTCGCGTCCGACGAGGAGGCGCTTGCGCTGATGAACGACTGCCAGTACGGACTGACAGCTTCGCTCTGGACACAGGACGTCGACCGCGCGGCGGCATTGGGCGCTCGGATCGAGACCGGCACGATCTTCATGAACCGCGCCGATTATCTCGACCCGGCGCTGTGCTGGACCGGCTGCAAGAATACCGGGCGCGGCGGATCGCTCTCCGTCATCGGTTTCCACAATCTCACCCGGCCGAAATCCTATCATTTGAAGAAAGTGACGAAATGA
- a CDS encoding iron-containing alcohol dehydrogenase yields MSPRANWSYPTAVKFGAGRIVELADACKSLGIKRPLLVTDKGLAGLPITKQALAILADGGLEPGLFADVDPNPNENNLASGVKAYVDGGHDGVIAFGGGSGLDLGKLVAMMAGQTRPVWDFEDIGDWWTRADAGKIAPIIAVPTTAGTGSEVGRAGVLTNSETHVKKIIFHPKLLPGVVICDPELTVGMPKVITAGTGLDALAHCLEAYCSPHYHPMSQGIALEGMRLVKDNLPRVYADGSDIDARAEMMSAAAMGAVAFQKGLGAIHAISHPIGAVYNTHHGMTNAVVMPPVLRFNREKIEGRLKMAADYLQISGGYEGFYNFIIEFRAALDVPDTLSAMGIRPDRIDELAAMAMEDPSTGGNPVEMTLENTRALLADCF; encoded by the coding sequence ATGAGCCCGAGAGCCAATTGGAGCTATCCGACAGCCGTCAAATTCGGCGCAGGGCGGATCGTTGAACTCGCCGATGCCTGCAAGAGCCTCGGCATCAAGCGCCCGCTGCTGGTCACCGACAAGGGGCTCGCAGGTCTGCCGATCACGAAACAAGCGCTGGCGATCCTCGCCGATGGCGGGCTTGAGCCCGGGCTGTTCGCCGATGTCGACCCGAACCCGAACGAGAACAATCTTGCATCCGGCGTGAAGGCCTATGTCGATGGCGGGCATGATGGCGTGATCGCGTTCGGCGGCGGCTCGGGCCTCGACCTCGGCAAGCTGGTGGCGATGATGGCGGGCCAGACGCGCCCGGTCTGGGACTTCGAGGATATCGGCGACTGGTGGACGCGCGCCGACGCCGGGAAGATAGCGCCGATCATCGCCGTGCCGACCACGGCGGGCACCGGTTCGGAAGTCGGCCGGGCAGGGGTGCTGACCAATTCCGAGACCCATGTGAAGAAGATCATCTTCCACCCGAAACTGCTGCCGGGCGTGGTGATCTGCGACCCGGAGCTGACGGTCGGCATGCCGAAGGTGATCACCGCGGGCACCGGGCTCGACGCGCTGGCGCATTGCCTGGAGGCCTATTGCTCGCCGCATTACCACCCGATGTCGCAGGGCATCGCGCTTGAGGGTATGCGGCTGGTCAAGGACAATCTGCCGCGCGTCTATGCCGATGGTTCCGACATCGACGCGCGCGCCGAGATGATGAGCGCGGCCGCCATGGGCGCGGTCGCCTTCCAGAAGGGGCTTGGCGCGATCCATGCGATCTCGCATCCGATCGGCGCGGTCTACAACACTCATCACGGCATGACCAACGCCGTGGTAATGCCGCCGGTCCTGCGGTTCAATCGCGAGAAAATCGAGGGTCGACTTAAGATGGCCGCCGATTATCTTCAGATTTCAGGTGGTTATGAGGGGTTCTACAACTTCATTATCGAGTTCCGCGCGGCCCTTGATGTGCCGGACACGCTGTCGGCGATGGGGATCAGGCCGGACCGGATCGATGAACTGGCCGCAATGGCCATGGAAGATCCGAGCACCGGCGGCAACCCGGTCGAGATGACGCTGGAGAATACCAGGGCGCTGCTTGCCGATTGCTTCTGA
- a CDS encoding DUF1467 family protein, translating into MSLFSAFAVYFVIWWITLFAVLPFGLRTQDEAGDVVPGTTESAPHRFRPWRVVMWTSLVSAVVFALWWLVVKEIGFTLEDLARLIGPA; encoded by the coding sequence TTGTCACTGTTTTCCGCGTTTGCCGTCTATTTCGTGATCTGGTGGATCACCCTGTTCGCGGTGCTGCCGTTCGGCTTGCGCACGCAGGATGAGGCAGGCGATGTCGTGCCCGGCACCACGGAAAGCGCCCCTCACCGTTTCCGCCCCTGGCGGGTGGTGATGTGGACCTCGCTGGTTTCGGCTGTGGTGTTCGCGCTGTGGTGGCTGGTGGTGAAGGAGATCGGCTTTACGCTGGAAGATCTTGCCCGCCTTATCGGCCCGGCGTGA
- a CDS encoding IS5 family transposase (programmed frameshift) yields MMRRRFDLTDFEWAVIEPLLPNNSRGVPRVDDRRVINGILWRFRTGSPWADVPERYGPHTTCYNRFVRWRRAGVWDHLLTAISSAFDGDIQMIDSSCVRVHQHGATGKKGGANRSMGRSRGGLTTKIHALVDADGLPIDLRLSEGQHADCRYAEDLLTRLHAGTTLLADRGYDTNAIRATATQAKAFANIPAKRNRKKTFAFSSFLYRYRNLVERFFNRIKEARGIATRYDKRADNYLAAIKLFSVRLWLKRYESTA; encoded by the exons TTGATGCGCCGACGTTTTGACCTGACGGATTTCGAGTGGGCGGTGATCGAGCCGCTTCTGCCCAATAACAGCCGCGGCGTACCGCGGGTCGATGACCGCCGTGTGATCAACGGCATACTCTGGCGCTTTCGTACCGGCAGCCCATGGGCCGATGTTCCGGAACGCTATGGCCCTCACACCACCTGTTATAATCGCTTTGTCCGCTGGCGGCGGGCTGGTGTCTGGGATCACCTTCTCACGGCGATTTCTTCCGCCTTCGACGGCGATATTCAGATGATCGACTCGTCTTGTGTTCGCGTGCATCAGCATGGCGCCACCGGTAAAAAGGGGG GCGCCAATCGAAGCATGGGACGTTCCAGAGGCGGCCTGACAACGAAGATCCACGCTCTCGTCGATGCCGATGGGCTGCCGATTGATCTTCGCCTCTCAGAAGGTCAGCATGCTGATTGTCGCTACGCCGAAGATCTGCTCACCAGACTTCATGCCGGAACGACGCTTTTGGCAGATCGTGGCTATGACACCAACGCCATCCGCGCCACGGCAACTCAGGCGAAGGCATTCGCCAACATCCCGGCGAAGCGAAACCGAAAAAAGACCTTCGCTTTCAGTTCGTTCCTCTATCGCTATCGAAACCTCGTCGAGCGGTTCTTCAACCGCATCAAAGAAGCGCGTGGAATTGCAACGCGTTACGACAAACGCGCCGACAACTATCTCGCGGCAATCAAGCTCTTCTCTGTGCGACTATGGTTAAAGCGTTACGAGTCTACGGCCTAG
- the proS gene encoding proline--tRNA ligase, translating into MRLSRYFLPILKENPKEAEIVSHRLMLRAGMVRQHSQGIYSWLPLGKRVLDKVNRIIREEQDRSGAVELLMPTMQSADLWIESGRYEAYGKEMLRITDRQDRAMLFGPTNEEMITEIFRSYIKSYKHLPLNLYHIQWKFRDEIRPRFGTMRSREFMMKDAYSFDLTLEGAEHSYRKMFAAYLRTFHRLGLRAIPMRADTGPIGGNLSHEFIILAETGESEVFCHRDFVNFDIPPADLDFDSVEALKGIFEQWTSVYAATDEMHDEAAFGALPEGERLSARGIEVGHIFYFGTKYSEPMGAKVQGPDGKEHPVHMGSYGIGPTRLVPAIIEASHDEHGIIWPDSVAPFNAVIINMKSGDTACDGVCEQFYEALQNAGLDVLYDDTDERAGAKFATADLIGVPSQVVVGPRGVANGEVELKDRRTGAREAMTVEAAIAKLTNAR; encoded by the coding sequence ATGCGTCTTTCCCGTTATTTTCTGCCGATCCTGAAGGAGAATCCCAAGGAGGCGGAGATTGTCTCTCACCGGCTGATGCTGCGGGCCGGCATGGTGCGTCAGCATTCGCAGGGGATCTATTCCTGGCTGCCGCTTGGAAAGCGCGTTCTCGACAAGGTCAACCGCATCATCCGCGAGGAGCAGGACCGCTCCGGCGCCGTGGAGCTTTTGATGCCGACCATGCAGTCCGCCGACCTGTGGATCGAAAGCGGCCGCTACGAGGCCTATGGCAAGGAAATGCTGCGGATCACCGACCGCCAGGACCGGGCGATGCTGTTCGGACCCACGAATGAGGAGATGATCACGGAGATTTTCCGTTCCTACATCAAGTCCTACAAGCACCTGCCGCTCAATCTCTATCACATCCAGTGGAAGTTCCGCGACGAGATCCGCCCCCGCTTCGGCACGATGCGCTCGCGCGAGTTCATGATGAAGGACGCCTATTCGTTCGATCTGACCCTGGAAGGCGCCGAGCATTCCTACCGCAAGATGTTTGCGGCCTATCTCAGGACCTTCCACCGGCTCGGCCTGCGCGCCATTCCGATGCGCGCCGACACCGGTCCGATCGGCGGCAATCTCAGCCATGAATTCATCATTCTGGCCGAGACCGGCGAATCGGAGGTGTTCTGCCATCGCGACTTCGTCAATTTCGACATCCCGCCCGCCGATCTCGATTTCGACAGCGTCGAGGCGCTAAAGGGCATTTTCGAACAGTGGACATCGGTTTATGCGGCAACCGACGAAATGCATGACGAGGCCGCCTTCGGCGCGCTGCCGGAAGGCGAGCGCCTGTCCGCGCGCGGCATCGAGGTCGGCCATATCTTCTATTTCGGCACCAAATATTCCGAGCCGATGGGCGCGAAGGTGCAGGGGCCGGACGGTAAGGAACACCCTGTCCACATGGGCTCCTACGGTATTGGTCCGACCCGCCTTGTTCCCGCCATCATCGAAGCCTCCCATGACGAACACGGCATCATCTGGCCGGATTCGGTGGCGCCGTTCAACGCGGTGATCATCAACATGAAGTCGGGGGATACGGCCTGCGACGGGGTCTGCGAGCAGTTTTACGAGGCATTGCAGAATGCCGGCCTGGACGTGCTTTACGACGATACCGACGAGCGCGCCGGGGCGAAGTTCGCGACCGCCGACCTGATCGGCGTTCCGAGCCAGGTCGTCGTCGGTCCGCGCGGCGTCGCCAATGGCGAGGTCGAACTCAAGGACCGCAGGACCGGCGCGCGCGAAGCCATGACGGTGGAAGCCGCGATCGCGAAGCTCACCAACGCACGCTGA
- a CDS encoding lipoprotein-releasing ABC transporter permease subunit has product MAAAGETVEGLRVAKPFSVFERMVAWRYLRSRRKEAFISVIAGFSFVGIMLGVATLIIVMAVMNGFRSELVSRILGINGHVVVLPAGEPFSDYADLTQKLEGVEGVRLAFPLVEGQALVSGAQGAGSGALVRGVRPDDMLKLKTVSDNIVEGDMVGYASGDSVLIGSRMATSLGLFVGDKITMISPEGDVTPFGVNPRVKAYPVSGIFEIGMSEYDASIIFMPLEQAQAYFNAGDKVQSIEVFLDHPDDVDAVIPKIRAAAGEDIVISDWRQNNRTFFSALEVERNVMFMILTLIVIVAALNIISGLIMLVKDKGQDIAILRTMGATSGSIMRIFFMTGAAIGVVGTFAGVFLGVVVCLNIESIRQFFSWITGTVLFDPQLYFLSTLPAEMSLSETLTVVIMALTLSFIATIFPAWRASKLDPVQALRYE; this is encoded by the coding sequence ATGGCTGCGGCCGGAGAGACAGTCGAAGGTTTGAGGGTAGCCAAGCCGTTTTCGGTGTTCGAGCGCATGGTCGCCTGGCGCTATCTGCGTTCGCGGCGCAAGGAGGCGTTCATCTCGGTGATCGCCGGGTTTTCCTTCGTCGGCATCATGCTCGGCGTTGCGACGCTGATCATCGTGATGGCGGTGATGAACGGGTTCCGCAGCGAACTGGTGAGCCGGATTCTCGGCATCAACGGCCATGTCGTGGTGCTGCCCGCGGGCGAGCCGTTCAGCGATTATGCCGATCTGACGCAAAAGCTGGAAGGCGTCGAGGGCGTTCGTCTCGCCTTTCCGCTGGTCGAAGGCCAGGCGCTGGTCTCCGGCGCGCAGGGGGCCGGCAGCGGCGCGCTGGTGCGCGGCGTGCGGCCGGACGACATGCTGAAGCTGAAGACTGTCTCCGACAACATCGTCGAGGGCGACATGGTGGGCTATGCGAGCGGCGACAGCGTGCTGATCGGTTCGCGCATGGCGACCTCGCTCGGGCTTTTCGTCGGCGACAAGATCACGATGATCTCGCCGGAAGGCGACGTGACCCCGTTCGGCGTCAATCCGCGCGTCAAGGCCTATCCGGTCTCCGGCATTTTCGAGATCGGCATGTCGGAATACGATGCCTCGATCATCTTCATGCCGCTTGAGCAGGCGCAGGCCTATTTCAATGCCGGCGACAAGGTGCAGAGCATCGAGGTGTTTCTGGACCATCCCGACGATGTCGACGCGGTGATCCCGAAAATCCGCGCGGCGGCGGGCGAGGATATCGTGATCTCCGACTGGCGGCAGAACAACCGCACCTTCTTCTCGGCGCTCGAGGTGGAACGCAACGTGATGTTCATGATCCTGACGCTGATCGTGATCGTCGCCGCCCTCAACATCATTTCCGGCCTGATCATGCTGGTGAAGGACAAGGGGCAGGATATCGCGATCCTCAGAACCATGGGCGCGACCTCCGGGTCGATCATGCGGATTTTCTTTATGACGGGAGCGGCGATCGGCGTGGTCGGCACGTTTGCCGGGGTCTTTCTCGGCGTGGTCGTCTGCCTCAATATCGAATCGATCCGGCAGTTCTTTTCGTGGATCACCGGAACGGTACTGTTCGATCCGCAGCTTTATTTCCTGAGCACGCTGCCTGCGGAAATGAGCCTCAGTGAGACGCTGACGGTCGTGATCATGGCGCTGACGCTCTCCTTCATCGCCACCATTTTTCCTGCCTGGCGGGCCTCCAAGCTCGATCCGGTGCAGGCGCTGCGTTATGAATAG
- a CDS encoding ABC transporter ATP-binding protein, with protein sequence MTTPALQLRAIAREYGQGDSVLQVLKGASLTLMPGEMVALVAPSGTGKSTLLQIAGLLEKPTSGEVMLGGREATALSDDERTALRRNDIGFVYQFHHLLPEFSARENIMLPQLIAGLSSQEAGVRADEMLEYMRIGHRAEHRPTELSGGEQQRVAIARAVANAPRLLLADEPTGNLDPQTASYVFEALEALVRQSGLSALIATHNLDLAARMDRQVTLSDGQVVPRMV encoded by the coding sequence TTGACCACCCCGGCACTTCAGTTGCGCGCGATCGCGCGGGAATACGGGCAGGGCGATTCAGTCCTGCAGGTGCTCAAGGGCGCATCGTTGACGCTGATGCCCGGCGAGATGGTGGCGCTGGTCGCCCCTTCGGGTACCGGAAAATCGACATTGCTGCAGATCGCGGGCCTCCTGGAAAAGCCGACGTCCGGGGAGGTTATGCTCGGCGGGCGCGAGGCGACGGCGCTTTCCGACGACGAGCGCACCGCATTGCGCCGCAACGATATCGGCTTCGTCTACCAGTTCCATCACCTGCTGCCGGAGTTTTCGGCGCGCGAAAACATCATGTTGCCGCAGCTGATTGCCGGTCTGTCCTCCCAGGAGGCGGGCGTCCGCGCCGACGAGATGCTGGAATATATGAGGATTGGCCACCGCGCCGAGCATCGACCGACCGAGCTTTCCGGCGGCGAGCAGCAGCGCGTGGCAATTGCCCGCGCGGTTGCCAACGCCCCCCGGCTGCTGCTTGCCGACGAGCCGACCGGTAATCTCGACCCGCAGACGGCCTCCTACGTTTTCGAGGCGCTCGAAGCCCTGGTGCGGCAATCGGGTCTGTCTGCGCTGATTGCCACCCACAACCTCGACCTTGCCGCCCGCATGGATCGTCAGGTGACGCTCAGCGACGGGCAGGTCGTGCCTCGGATGGTCTGA
- a CDS encoding tyrosine-type recombinase/integrase has product MAFSGRENPDRFLYLRSGIYAYVRRVPTKLAGLDERAPAIRISLGTRDLSEARVKRDIHEEADNALWASMLAGGDRVQSNARYKAAVARAHALGFSYRTAIEILASESGSMIHDRLMALSRLPVGGHEASAVVGLEKHPRVPISEAFTVYTDEIAAPELTGKSDFQKSSWLKVKRRALNNFIEVVGDRPIDQITRQDATKFYNFWLARIAPKDGRATHTASSGNRDVGNLRKLFTDYHRYRGIDDAKNPFAGLSFSQKVKTSRPPFPTEWIAKRILKPGALAGLNAEARAILLALIETGARPSEICNLTRDMIDLNADVPHILIEPRSDPDDRREIKTASSIRAVPLVGVALAAMHAHPGGFPRYKNKENGLSATLNKYFRENKLFPSSRHKIYSFRHSFEDRMKEAGVDTELRMMIMGHTIDRPQYGAGGSLSWKRDALEKIKLDFDEAIV; this is encoded by the coding sequence ATGGCTTTTAGCGGGCGAGAGAATCCGGACCGTTTTCTGTATCTCCGTTCAGGCATATACGCCTATGTGCGAAGGGTCCCGACGAAGCTCGCAGGTCTCGATGAACGTGCTCCTGCGATCAGGATTTCACTGGGTACTCGCGATCTTTCCGAAGCCCGGGTTAAGCGAGATATCCATGAGGAGGCCGACAACGCGCTTTGGGCCTCGATGCTGGCCGGTGGTGATCGTGTTCAGTCCAATGCTCGCTACAAGGCGGCCGTCGCTAGGGCGCATGCGCTTGGCTTCTCGTACCGAACTGCTATCGAAATCCTCGCCAGCGAATCGGGATCAATGATCCATGACCGGCTGATGGCGCTCTCCCGGCTGCCCGTGGGCGGGCACGAGGCCTCGGCCGTTGTCGGACTCGAGAAGCATCCCCGCGTACCGATATCGGAGGCCTTCACAGTTTATACCGATGAGATCGCGGCGCCGGAGCTGACCGGTAAGAGCGATTTTCAGAAATCCTCCTGGTTGAAGGTGAAACGCAGGGCACTTAACAATTTCATCGAAGTGGTGGGAGACAGGCCGATCGACCAGATTACCCGTCAGGACGCCACGAAATTCTACAATTTCTGGCTGGCACGCATTGCGCCTAAGGACGGTCGTGCGACCCATACAGCTTCGTCTGGCAACCGTGATGTCGGGAACCTGCGGAAGCTTTTCACTGACTACCATCGTTATCGCGGCATTGATGATGCGAAGAACCCCTTTGCCGGACTTTCTTTTTCTCAAAAGGTGAAGACATCCCGTCCACCTTTCCCGACCGAATGGATCGCCAAGCGGATACTGAAACCCGGCGCCCTTGCCGGGCTTAATGCCGAGGCAAGGGCGATCTTGCTTGCGCTGATTGAGACCGGCGCGCGGCCGTCAGAGATCTGTAATCTTACCCGGGACATGATCGATCTTAACGCTGATGTGCCGCATATCCTGATCGAGCCTCGTTCTGATCCTGATGACCGGCGCGAGATCAAGACGGCGTCTTCGATTCGCGCCGTGCCGCTGGTAGGGGTGGCGCTTGCCGCCATGCATGCGCATCCGGGCGGCTTTCCACGCTACAAGAACAAGGAAAACGGGCTCTCGGCGACGCTCAACAAATATTTCCGGGAGAATAAGCTATTCCCGTCATCACGCCACAAGATCTATTCATTCCGGCATTCCTTCGAGGACCGGATGAAGGAGGCTGGCGTCGACACAGAACTTCGCATGATGATAATGGGGCACACCATCGACCGTCCGCAATATGGCGCGGGCGGCTCGCTATCCTGGAAACGGGATGCGCTGGAGAAGATCAAACTGGATTTTGATGAGGCGATTGTGTGA